The following proteins are co-located in the Gordonia polyisoprenivorans genome:
- a CDS encoding DUF7059 domain-containing protein yields the protein MTTLPLRSRPVVLALGADLRAAGYTAEGVAEALGDDANDALGRGVWWPALRAARPGGARESLSTLIRLFLLGSDEDGPTLAAAFPSTGVPALIAEGVVEQRPDGRYRAILDIRPHSDDTNDFLVISDQDAAMRSGPVAHDHVLGIGGASISLARAVIRDRVDTALDLGTGCGIQALHLDAHCGSIVATDTNPRALALAAATATLNDMTWDLRAGSLFEPVAGERFDLIVSNPPFVVGAGAQDYIYRDSGRAGDALCAELIAGLPDHLTDGGTAQLLANWMVRDGADWRDRVGGWLAGTGLDAWVVQRELADPISYISLWLSDAGEDPDQVARRGSDWLDWFAEEKITGIGMGVITVRKRAGSRSTDGEHILEEITAAGEEVTGPEAEAFLDRRSYLRAHDDDHLLMARLACAPVFCETQSLPGDDGWQEFGSAVRRPGGPGAVLGVDEVSRALLAGCRGAVELGTLIDLLAAHHGVDADALAQAALPVVREAIGRGILFEVR from the coding sequence ATGACGACCCTGCCTCTGCGGTCGCGCCCGGTGGTGCTCGCCCTCGGAGCCGACCTACGCGCCGCCGGCTACACCGCGGAGGGGGTGGCGGAGGCACTCGGTGACGACGCCAACGACGCCCTGGGCCGCGGCGTCTGGTGGCCCGCATTGCGCGCGGCGCGTCCCGGCGGCGCCCGGGAGTCGCTGTCGACATTGATCAGACTGTTCCTACTCGGCTCCGACGAGGACGGGCCGACGCTGGCGGCGGCCTTCCCGAGCACCGGCGTGCCGGCGCTGATCGCCGAAGGCGTCGTCGAACAGCGTCCCGACGGCCGATATCGCGCGATCCTCGATATCCGTCCCCACTCCGACGACACCAACGACTTCCTCGTCATCTCCGATCAGGATGCGGCGATGCGCTCCGGACCGGTGGCCCACGACCACGTGCTCGGCATCGGTGGAGCGTCGATCTCGTTGGCGCGCGCGGTGATCCGCGACCGCGTCGACACCGCCCTGGATCTCGGCACGGGGTGCGGCATCCAGGCACTGCATCTCGACGCCCACTGCGGGTCCATCGTGGCCACCGACACCAATCCACGGGCGCTGGCCTTGGCCGCGGCCACCGCGACGCTCAACGACATGACCTGGGATCTGCGGGCGGGCAGTCTGTTCGAGCCCGTCGCCGGGGAACGGTTCGACCTGATCGTGTCCAACCCGCCGTTCGTGGTCGGGGCCGGCGCACAGGACTACATCTACCGTGACTCCGGACGGGCCGGCGACGCCCTGTGCGCCGAGCTGATCGCCGGATTGCCGGACCACCTGACCGACGGTGGAACCGCCCAATTGCTCGCCAACTGGATGGTGCGCGACGGCGCCGACTGGCGGGACCGCGTCGGCGGCTGGTTGGCCGGCACCGGACTCGACGCCTGGGTGGTGCAACGGGAGCTCGCCGACCCGATCAGCTACATCTCCCTGTGGCTCTCCGATGCCGGCGAGGACCCCGACCAGGTCGCCCGACGCGGCTCCGACTGGCTCGATTGGTTCGCCGAGGAGAAGATCACCGGAATCGGCATGGGCGTCATCACCGTTCGCAAGCGCGCCGGCTCGCGGTCAACCGACGGCGAGCACATTCTCGAAGAGATCACCGCTGCGGGGGAGGAGGTCACCGGCCCCGAGGCCGAAGCCTTCCTGGACCGGCGCTCCTACCTGCGCGCCCACGACGACGACCACCTGTTGATGGCTCGGCTGGCCTGTGCGCCGGTGTTCTGCGAGACACAATCGTTGCCGGGCGACGACGGCTGGCAGGAGTTCGGGTCGGCGGTGCGGCGCCCCGGCGGACCGGGTGCTGTCCTCGGCGTCGACGAGGTGTCGCGAGCGCTGCTCGCCGGATGCCGCGGAGCGGTCGAGCTCGGCACCCTGATCGATTTGCTTGCCGCGCACCACGGTGTCGATGCCGACGCACTGGCACAGGCAGCACTTCCCGTGGTCCGCGAGGCGATCGGCCGCGGAATCCTCTTCGAGGTTCGGTGA
- the opgC gene encoding OpgC domain-containing protein yields MNRDLAIDVTRGLAIWSMITAHFADGAKIAMPTHVFPYVDGMSVFVLLSGFVLGLVHRRWIETRGLRFACTRLAKRLAALYVCQLTLSLAAVAAGMAGFGHLTWLRPVDGWGQGLARAVTMSYLPSGGNILLLYMVLMVSAFAVFPLLVRGWWGPVLAASVALYAVSQLAAPDWFYLVAQPSGARIQNWAGWQIMFVPALIVGWQWRRWDLARRIERHLPAVVLVAAGVAMCTHHLVTNGSWHSAEPFLGDKLEFGPARAVGTWVLVPAVYGLCRIFLSLWSREWLRPLLMSGTRSLDSYVIQALALVAVPILVVDRPWSPLLMTAFAIGVFGTCWAWAEVRLALGIDKLHRLPVILGAAVLARITVARADAARPACPTVASPPPAVASSAVADVAASPREWTGRREVSAADRAA; encoded by the coding sequence ATGAACCGGGACCTCGCGATCGACGTGACACGCGGCCTGGCGATCTGGAGCATGATCACCGCCCATTTCGCCGACGGCGCGAAAATCGCCATGCCCACCCACGTGTTCCCGTACGTCGACGGGATGAGCGTGTTCGTGCTGCTGTCGGGATTCGTGCTGGGGTTGGTGCACCGTCGGTGGATCGAGACCCGCGGTCTGCGATTCGCCTGCACGCGACTGGCCAAACGGCTTGCCGCACTGTACGTCTGCCAGCTCACGCTGTCGCTGGCCGCGGTCGCGGCCGGGATGGCCGGGTTCGGGCACCTGACCTGGCTTCGTCCGGTGGACGGGTGGGGGCAGGGCCTGGCGAGGGCGGTGACGATGAGCTATCTGCCCAGCGGCGGCAACATCTTGTTGCTCTACATGGTGTTGATGGTCTCGGCGTTCGCCGTCTTTCCGCTTCTGGTGCGCGGGTGGTGGGGGCCCGTCCTCGCCGCGTCCGTGGCGCTGTACGCGGTCTCACAACTCGCCGCACCCGACTGGTTCTATCTGGTTGCACAACCATCGGGCGCCCGAATCCAGAACTGGGCGGGCTGGCAGATCATGTTCGTTCCTGCGCTCATCGTCGGATGGCAGTGGCGTCGTTGGGATCTCGCCAGGCGGATCGAGCGGCACCTGCCGGCTGTGGTGTTGGTGGCAGCGGGCGTCGCGATGTGCACGCATCATCTGGTGACCAACGGTTCGTGGCACTCCGCCGAACCGTTCCTGGGAGACAAACTCGAGTTCGGACCGGCACGAGCCGTCGGCACCTGGGTGCTCGTGCCGGCCGTCTACGGGCTGTGCCGGATCTTCTTGTCGTTGTGGTCACGAGAATGGCTGCGGCCACTGCTGATGTCGGGGACCCGCAGCCTCGACTCGTATGTGATCCAGGCGCTGGCACTGGTCGCGGTACCGATCCTCGTCGTCGACCGACCGTGGTCACCCCTGCTCATGACCGCCTTCGCGATCGGCGTGTTCGGGACGTGCTGGGCGTGGGCCGAGGTCCGGCTCGCCCTCGGGATCGACAAGCTGCACCGGTTGCCCGTCATCCTCGGCGCTGCCGTCCTCGCCCGGATCACCGTGGCGCGAGCGGACGCTGCGAGGCCGGCGTGCCCGACCGTCGCGAGCCCTCCCCCTGCCGTTGCGTCGTCAGCGGTCGCCGACGTTGCGGCCTCACCGCGTGAGTGGACGGGCCGGCGAGAGGTGTCCGCCGCCGACCGGGCAGCATGA
- a CDS encoding DEAD/DEAH box helicase yields the protein MTETPAADRPDADAITFDDLDIDDRVRSAIAEVGYETPSPIQAATIPPLMAGRDVVGLAQTGTGKTAAFAIPILSRLDPEVRRPQALILAPTRELALQVSEAFSRYSAHMPEVRVLPIYGGQSYGVQLAGLRRGAQVIVGTPGRVIDHLDKGTLDISELEYLVLDEADEMLTMGFAEDVERILAETPDSKQVALFSATMPSAIRRLAQKYLHDPQEITVKSKTATAQNITQRYLQVSHQRKLDALTRFLEVESFDAMIVFVRTKQATEELAERLRARGFSAVAINGDMVQAQRERTINQLKDGGIDILVATDVAARGLDVDRISHVVNYDIPHDTESYVHRIGRTGRAGRSGNALLFVSPRERHLLRAIERATRQPLTEIGLPSVEDVNAQRVARFADSITENLTSDHLDMFRKLVEDYARDKDVAMADIAAALALETRDGGFLMTPDPPERDRPERREREPRKAGGSYATYRIAVGRKHKVSPGAIVGAIANEGGLTRGDFGNISIRDDFSLVELPDNLDRDTLDRLRDTRIGKNPIDLRRDQGPPRARGGNKRAGQGQRGRDGHHSRGDSWGKRGSRHVAGRGRS from the coding sequence ATGACCGAGACCCCAGCCGCCGACCGCCCCGACGCCGACGCGATCACCTTCGACGACCTCGACATCGACGATCGTGTGCGCAGTGCGATCGCCGAGGTCGGATACGAGACGCCCTCGCCGATTCAGGCTGCGACGATTCCGCCGTTGATGGCGGGACGCGACGTCGTCGGCCTGGCCCAGACCGGTACCGGTAAGACGGCGGCCTTCGCGATCCCGATCCTGTCCCGCCTCGACCCGGAGGTTCGCCGTCCGCAGGCGCTGATCCTCGCGCCCACAAGAGAACTCGCCCTGCAGGTGTCCGAGGCGTTCAGCCGGTACTCGGCGCACATGCCCGAGGTGCGCGTGCTGCCCATCTACGGCGGGCAGAGTTACGGCGTGCAGCTGGCCGGGCTGCGGCGCGGTGCGCAGGTCATCGTCGGAACCCCCGGCCGTGTCATCGATCACCTCGACAAGGGCACCCTCGACATCTCCGAACTCGAGTACCTCGTCCTCGACGAGGCCGACGAGATGCTGACGATGGGTTTCGCCGAGGACGTCGAGCGCATCCTGGCCGAGACGCCCGACTCCAAGCAGGTGGCGCTGTTCTCGGCCACCATGCCCAGCGCGATTCGCCGACTGGCCCAGAAGTACCTGCACGATCCGCAGGAGATCACGGTCAAGTCCAAGACCGCGACCGCCCAGAACATCACGCAGCGCTATCTGCAGGTGTCGCATCAACGCAAGCTCGACGCGTTGACCAGGTTCCTGGAGGTCGAGTCCTTCGACGCGATGATCGTGTTCGTCCGCACCAAGCAGGCGACCGAAGAACTCGCCGAACGGCTTCGGGCGCGCGGATTCTCGGCGGTCGCCATCAACGGCGACATGGTGCAGGCCCAGCGCGAGCGGACGATCAACCAGCTCAAGGACGGCGGGATCGACATCCTCGTCGCCACCGACGTTGCCGCTCGCGGACTCGACGTCGACCGCATCTCGCACGTGGTCAACTACGACATCCCGCACGACACCGAGTCCTATGTGCACCGCATCGGACGGACCGGCCGGGCCGGGCGGTCGGGTAATGCGCTGCTGTTCGTCTCGCCACGGGAGCGGCATCTGCTCCGGGCCATCGAGCGCGCGACCCGCCAGCCATTGACCGAGATCGGGTTGCCGTCGGTGGAGGACGTCAACGCCCAGCGTGTGGCCCGCTTCGCCGACTCGATCACCGAGAATCTGACGTCGGATCACCTTGACATGTTCCGCAAGCTCGTCGAGGACTACGCGCGCGACAAGGACGTCGCCATGGCCGACATCGCCGCGGCGCTGGCCCTCGAGACGCGCGACGGTGGCTTCCTGATGACTCCCGACCCGCCCGAGAGGGATCGGCCGGAGCGTCGTGAGCGAGAACCGCGCAAGGCCGGGGGCTCCTACGCCACCTATCGCATCGCGGTGGGCCGCAAACACAAGGTGTCGCCCGGCGCGATCGTCGGTGCGATCGCCAACGAGGGCGGCCTCACCCGGGGTGATTTCGGCAACATCAGCATCCGCGACGACTTCTCCCTCGTCGAGTTGCCGGACAACCTCGACCGCGACACCCTCGACCGGCTCCGCGACACCAGGATCGGCAAGAACCCGATTGATCTGCGTCGCGATCAGGGCCCGCCCCGCGCCCGCGGAGGCAACAAACGTGCCGGTCAAGGTCAACGCGGTCGAGACGGTCACCACTCACGAGGCGACAGCTGGGGCAAACGCGGCTCGCGTCATGTGGCCGGCCGCGGTCGTAGCTGA
- a CDS encoding acid phosphatase has product MRRRTVNSMVAAILAAAALVVPTAVAQSPATAAPACAFAPTQVPASAGFAAGQTDQAFATPAPRDHIAILDGFSSTSPLVRRQNLAEAVAINNTASPATARAAVNDNYAIEGPAIFDALGSRLAPAFYAALRAGQLPKTAALLLGDESPAGDRTGTSKEKKYFQYPRPFEVAPQLIRHYGDGRPDLYAAVRGSGSYPSGHTTWGYTQAFLIAAMVPEEGPQILARGADYGYHRVVLGVHYPLDVIGGRMLAQAVTSEMLGDPRFAGLFAQARTELRSVLQARVGAPIGAIVACQQATQPTATALTTYRQRATYSFLPTGAARAENVPAGAENLIRAAHPGLSTAQLRDILARTALPAGYPLDKSGPSGGWQRLDIARAWVTR; this is encoded by the coding sequence ATGAGGCGTCGGACAGTGAATTCGATGGTGGCGGCGATCCTGGCTGCCGCGGCATTGGTGGTGCCCACCGCGGTGGCGCAATCGCCGGCCACCGCAGCCCCGGCATGCGCGTTCGCACCGACGCAGGTACCCGCATCCGCGGGTTTCGCTGCGGGGCAAACTGATCAGGCATTCGCGACCCCAGCGCCGCGCGATCACATCGCCATCCTGGACGGCTTCTCGTCGACGTCGCCGCTGGTGCGCCGGCAGAACCTCGCCGAGGCCGTCGCGATCAACAACACCGCGAGCCCGGCGACCGCCCGCGCCGCGGTGAACGACAACTATGCGATCGAGGGCCCGGCGATCTTCGACGCACTGGGTTCCCGTCTGGCTCCGGCGTTCTACGCGGCGCTGCGTGCCGGACAGTTGCCGAAGACCGCCGCGCTGCTGCTCGGAGACGAGTCGCCGGCGGGTGACCGGACCGGGACCAGCAAGGAGAAGAAGTACTTTCAGTACCCGCGGCCGTTCGAGGTTGCGCCGCAACTGATCCGCCACTACGGCGACGGCCGTCCCGATCTGTACGCGGCGGTGCGCGGTAGCGGCTCCTACCCGTCGGGGCACACCACCTGGGGCTACACCCAGGCCTTCCTGATCGCGGCGATGGTGCCCGAGGAGGGTCCGCAGATCCTCGCGCGCGGCGCCGACTACGGGTACCATCGCGTCGTGCTCGGGGTGCACTATCCGCTCGACGTCATCGGTGGTCGGATGCTCGCGCAGGCCGTGACCTCCGAGATGCTCGGTGACCCGCGCTTCGCCGGGCTGTTCGCGCAGGCGCGCACCGAACTGCGGTCGGTACTGCAGGCACGCGTGGGCGCCCCGATCGGGGCGATCGTCGCCTGCCAGCAGGCCACCCAACCCACCGCGACGGCGCTGACGACCTACCGGCAGCGGGCGACCTACTCCTTCCTGCCGACCGGCGCAGCCCGCGCGGAGAACGTGCCCGCAGGCGCCGAAAACCTCATCCGCGCCGCACATCCCGGACTCAGCACGGCCCAGCTGCGCGACATCCTGGCCCGGACCGCGCTGCCCGCCGGCTACCCCCTGGACAAGAGCGGGCCGTCCGGCGGATGGCAGCGGCTCGACATCGCACGCGCGTGGGTGACCCGCTGA
- a CDS encoding rhodanese-like domain-containing protein, which translates to MSVVDSISAAEALSHTREGDAVVVDARPQVVRHQGSLPGAVVVDPTDVRSRLAPTPSGTFPVIGHRDTEINVVSVSSQAPRIAEQIADLGYTNVHYVDGGFPALRRTTP; encoded by the coding sequence GTGTCAGTGGTGGATTCGATCTCAGCAGCCGAAGCCTTGTCCCACACCCGCGAGGGCGACGCCGTCGTCGTCGACGCCCGCCCGCAGGTGGTCCGTCACCAGGGCTCCCTGCCCGGAGCGGTCGTTGTGGACCCGACTGACGTCCGGTCGCGATTGGCCCCGACGCCGTCGGGCACGTTCCCCGTCATCGGGCATCGCGACACGGAGATCAACGTCGTATCCGTGTCGTCGCAGGCACCGCGCATCGCCGAGCAGATCGCCGACCTCGGCTACACCAATGTGCACTACGTCGACGGTGGTTTCCCGGCGCTGCGGCGTACCACCCCATGA
- a CDS encoding trans-sulfuration enzyme family protein → MNEHTGDVLRTSGDMTACVHAGNDTGGPSIRTPITMANSYHLPPNPETADWSGTDQLFYTRNTGANQAALQRKLALLDHGDDAVALASGVAALHAVFFTFLATGDHVVVSDTTYEATFKLWTELMPRKYGIEASFVDVTDLDAVAAAVRPTTRMLVTEAIANPTTKVADIAAIAEIAHRADALLMVDSTFTPPPLYRPLTDGADLVVHSLTKYINGHGDAMGGAVIGAAHLIARIKSEAMVDVGGVISPFNAWLIDRGSITLPLRLRQHQTTAQRLAELLAGDPRIAYVAYPGLATHPQHDLAARQFGGRGFGAMMAFAVDGDPATQNRFVSHLRVITSAVSLGHDESLIVHVGTDGPRVAAYPKPFRTFGHLRFSVGLEDADDLVDDLTRALDATFG, encoded by the coding sequence ATGAACGAGCACACCGGCGATGTACTGCGTACGAGCGGCGACATGACGGCGTGTGTGCACGCGGGCAATGACACCGGCGGGCCATCGATCCGCACCCCGATCACCATGGCCAACTCGTATCACCTGCCACCGAATCCGGAGACCGCCGACTGGTCGGGCACCGATCAACTCTTCTACACCCGCAACACCGGCGCCAATCAGGCTGCGCTGCAGCGGAAACTGGCTCTACTCGACCACGGGGACGACGCGGTCGCGCTCGCCTCCGGCGTCGCCGCCCTGCACGCGGTGTTCTTCACCTTCCTCGCCACCGGCGACCACGTGGTGGTCTCCGACACGACCTACGAGGCGACGTTCAAACTATGGACCGAACTGATGCCGCGCAAGTACGGCATCGAGGCGAGCTTCGTCGACGTCACCGACCTCGACGCCGTGGCCGCAGCCGTTCGGCCCACCACCCGGATGCTCGTCACCGAGGCGATCGCGAACCCGACCACCAAGGTCGCCGACATCGCCGCGATCGCCGAGATCGCACACCGCGCCGATGCGCTGTTGATGGTCGACTCGACGTTCACTCCCCCGCCGCTGTATCGGCCGTTGACCGACGGTGCCGATCTCGTCGTGCACTCGCTCACCAAGTACATCAACGGACACGGAGATGCCATGGGCGGCGCGGTGATCGGCGCAGCGCATCTCATCGCACGGATCAAATCGGAGGCGATGGTCGACGTCGGCGGGGTCATCTCACCGTTCAACGCGTGGCTGATCGACCGCGGGTCCATCACCCTGCCGCTGCGGCTGCGTCAGCATCAGACGACCGCGCAGCGACTCGCCGAACTCCTCGCCGGCGATCCGCGAATCGCGTACGTGGCCTATCCGGGCCTGGCCACCCATCCGCAACACGACCTCGCCGCACGGCAATTCGGTGGGCGCGGGTTCGGCGCGATGATGGCGTTCGCCGTCGACGGTGATCCGGCGACCCAGAATCGGTTCGTGTCGCACCTGCGAGTGATCACCTCGGCGGTCTCGCTGGGTCACGACGAGTCACTCATCGTGCACGTCGGGACCGACGGGCCGCGGGTCGCCGCCTATCCCAAGCCCTTTCGCACCTTCGGGCACCTACGGTTCTCGGTCGGGCTCGAGGATGCGGACGATCTCGTCGACGATCTCACCCGCGCCCTCGACGCCACCTTCGGCTGA
- a CDS encoding AMP-dependent synthetase/ligase → MQEYTTPSDLSVDDKATTVDAILRYRAERPTMPLFKRRSSGTWITVTAKHFADEVDAVAKGLIASGVAPGERVAILSSTRYEWTVLDYAIWRAGAVTVAIYETSATDQVKYIVENSGTTLLIVESEAQFTKHAEVIDAGDPLRETLVIDRGAVTELTKRGEQIGDEQLDERHANQLSSDAATLIYTSGTTGRPKGVVLTHANFLAECAATRDAVGAGLAEGKSTLLFLPLAHVFARVVAVGCVENGVILGHTSDIPNLIDDLAVFKPNYVLSVPRVFEKVYNSAKQKAYDGGKGSIFDKAADTAIEYSKATEKGSAGLVLTIKHKIFDALVYNKLRAALGGNCEGAISGGAPLGARLGHFFRGVGIPVYEGYGLSETTAAVTANNEDHQRVGSVGRPVPGVSVAIAEDGEVLLKGPVVFTGYWHNPEATAEAIHDDWFHTGDIGRLDDGYLYITGRKKELIVTAGGKNVSPAQLEDAIRAHPMVSQCLVVGDNKPFIGALITIDPEATPGWLERHNLPADTSPADLARNAELRAEIAEAVDEANSKVSKAEAIKKFEILDTDFTIESGELTPTMKLKRNVISDTYKQAIADLYT, encoded by the coding sequence ATGCAGGAGTACACGACACCGTCCGATCTCTCCGTCGACGACAAGGCGACCACCGTCGACGCGATCCTGCGGTATCGCGCCGAGCGCCCGACCATGCCGCTGTTCAAGCGGCGCAGCAGCGGCACGTGGATCACGGTGACCGCCAAGCACTTCGCCGACGAGGTCGACGCCGTCGCCAAGGGCTTGATCGCTTCGGGCGTCGCTCCCGGCGAACGGGTCGCGATCCTGTCCTCCACCCGCTACGAGTGGACGGTTCTCGATTACGCGATCTGGCGTGCGGGGGCGGTGACCGTCGCCATCTACGAGACCTCGGCGACCGATCAGGTCAAATACATCGTCGAGAACTCGGGAACAACGCTGCTGATCGTGGAGTCCGAGGCACAGTTCACCAAGCATGCCGAGGTCATCGATGCCGGCGACCCCTTGCGCGAGACCCTGGTGATCGACCGCGGCGCGGTGACCGAGCTGACCAAGCGCGGCGAGCAGATCGGTGACGAGCAACTCGACGAGCGCCACGCCAACCAGCTGTCCTCCGACGCGGCGACCCTCATCTACACCTCGGGCACCACGGGCCGGCCGAAGGGTGTCGTACTGACCCACGCCAACTTCCTCGCCGAGTGCGCGGCGACGCGCGATGCGGTCGGCGCCGGCCTCGCCGAGGGTAAGTCGACCCTGCTGTTCCTCCCGCTGGCCCACGTCTTCGCCCGTGTCGTCGCGGTCGGCTGCGTCGAGAACGGTGTGATCCTCGGCCACACCAGCGACATCCCGAACCTCATCGATGATCTCGCGGTCTTCAAGCCGAACTACGTGCTCTCGGTGCCGCGCGTGTTCGAGAAGGTCTACAACTCCGCCAAGCAGAAGGCCTACGACGGCGGCAAGGGCTCGATCTTCGACAAGGCCGCCGACACCGCCATCGAGTACAGCAAGGCCACCGAAAAGGGTTCGGCCGGACTGGTGTTGACGATCAAGCACAAGATCTTCGATGCGCTCGTCTACAACAAGCTGCGCGCCGCGCTCGGCGGCAACTGCGAGGGGGCCATCTCCGGCGGCGCCCCGCTCGGTGCCCGCCTCGGCCACTTCTTCCGCGGCGTCGGCATCCCGGTCTACGAGGGATACGGCCTGTCCGAGACGACCGCGGCGGTCACCGCGAACAACGAGGACCACCAACGCGTCGGCTCGGTCGGCCGCCCTGTTCCGGGGGTGTCGGTGGCCATCGCCGAGGACGGCGAGGTGCTGCTGAAGGGACCGGTCGTGTTCACCGGCTACTGGCACAACCCCGAGGCCACCGCCGAGGCGATCCACGACGACTGGTTCCACACCGGCGACATCGGCCGCCTCGATGACGGTTACCTCTACATCACCGGCCGTAAGAAGGAGCTGATCGTCACCGCAGGCGGTAAGAACGTGTCGCCGGCGCAGCTCGAGGACGCCATCCGTGCGCACCCGATGGTCAGCCAGTGCCTCGTCGTCGGTGACAACAAGCCGTTCATCGGCGCGCTCATCACGATCGACCCCGAGGCGACCCCGGGTTGGCTCGAGCGCCACAACCTGCCGGCCGACACCTCGCCGGCCGACCTGGCCAGGAACGCCGAACTGCGCGCCGAGATCGCCGAAGCCGTCGACGAGGCCAACTCGAAGGTGTCCAAGGCCGAGGCGATCAAGAAGTTCGAGATCCTCGACACCGATTTCACCATCGAATCGGGGGAGCTCACACCGACGATGAAGCTCAAGCGCAACGTCATCAGCGACACCTACAAGCAGGCGATCGCCGACCTGTACACCTGA